A stretch of the Nematostella vectensis chromosome 1, jaNemVect1.1, whole genome shotgun sequence genome encodes the following:
- the LOC5517096 gene encoding melanocortin receptor 5, with the protein MSRNQRRLNFTVSSRLSSPPGNMTFQNSTKNTETTDRPNYDYLAYFSPEADIFPLVLAVFIIIVNTWVLVLFSKKLSLRNITNTVLCSLAVSDMLTGYLSIPMFVVCNVIRNTPTCIMSDVFLRFTSISTVAHLLAVTVDRYLAIMHALRYHMIVTRRRAYIVLFLIWVTSVFMSLVHLSWTNPSTHDVYSTPTPEQKMHEVRYDVFCLINYFIFPFFFTIFAYGSIFYQVIRQRKIIARNSTPSFWQDPGVIIDKHKWKAAMVFVVMLLVYICCWMPYFMYRIQFNFRKDFIKIPYAFQYLIVYLRFCTSLFNPVLYILGKQDFRKVILVRFERRPSRLLGVSTSVAKTTCV; encoded by the coding sequence ATGAGCCGAAACCAGAGACGACTCAACTTTACTGTGTCAAGCAGATTGTCTTCACCGCCAGGCAACATGACGTTTCAAAATAGCACGAAGAACACAGAGACAACCGATAGGCCGAACTACGACTATCTGGCGTACTTCAGTCCGGAAGCCGACATCTTCCCGTTAGTCCTTGCCgtttttatcattattgtgAACACATGGGTGTTAGTACTATTTTCGAAGAAATTGTCTCTAAGAAATATCACCAACACTGTATTGTGTAGCTTAGCCGTCAGTGATATGCTAACAGGCTATCTTAGCATCCCGATGTTTGTCGTTTGTAACGTTATACGGAACACTCCAACGTGCATCATGTCAGATGTCTTTTTGAGATTCACTTCCATCTCCACCGTAGCTCACTTGCTCGCAGTCACAGTCGACAGATACCTTGCCATTATGCACGCGCTGCGCTACCACATGATCGTGACACGGCGCCGGGCATACATCGTGCTCTTCCTCATCTGGGTGACCTCCGTGTTCATGTCACTGGTCCATCTTTCATGGACGAATCCAAGCACCCACGATGTGTACTCCACTCCTACACCCGAACAGAAGATGCACGAAGTACGCTACGATGTCTTCTGTCTCATCAACTACttcatttttccttttttcttcaCCATTTTCGCGTATGGCAGCATCTTCTACCAGGTAATACGGCAGCGCAAGATCATTGCTAGGAACAGCACGCCAAGTTTTTGGCAAGATCCGGGTGTGATCATTGACAAGCACAagtggaaggcagctatggtCTTCGTGGTCATGCTCCTTGTCTACATCTGCTGCTGGATGCCATACTTCATGTACAGGATCCAGTTCAACTTTCGGAAAGATTTTATCAAGATCCCTTACGCTTTCCAGTACCTGATAGTCTACTTGCGGTTCTGCACTTCCCTCTTCAATCCCGTGCTGTACATCCTAGGCAAACAGGATTTCCGAAAAGTTATCCTGGTGAGATTTGAGCGAAGACCTAGCAGGCTCCTCGGCGTCTCTACCTCAGTCGCAAAAACGACCTGTGTCTAA